In Chitinophaga sp. HK235, a single window of DNA contains:
- a CDS encoding DUF4407 domain-containing protein: MKTKEEKMATTAPDGMTRFLWWLAAADADILAECRTEKERYRIVGLAVMVTWLFATLAWGYFFSTIVKDDMIVLALALFFGFAILCIDRTLIAAMSRGNGNVRIMPVIFRLLLAVTIGLFISQPVVLMLFKKDITAQLELSKQTKLDAYRKQLTALNAGQRTDLQQALDRGRQQVQQKESDLKFYKDAYIKETDGTGGSGRIGESSVARVKKSAYLKTEEELQSLQHSWEPQELQLQAKIATMRSADSLKEVIYMGTLTDGFLAQTEALHELTEQHPPMQQRYRLIVFIITLIEIMPLLSKVLMPRGEYEEKLASATTQGVEAARLETAAGKELLQHYQNAALAEDKALVDELFDSTRQIRRAEAAAVVKEWQRRENKQYRNLWQQAKELLLGKIV; encoded by the coding sequence ATGAAAACGAAAGAAGAGAAAATGGCCACCACAGCGCCGGACGGCATGACCCGGTTTCTGTGGTGGCTGGCCGCGGCTGATGCGGACATACTGGCGGAATGCCGGACGGAAAAAGAAAGATACCGGATTGTAGGCCTGGCCGTAATGGTCACCTGGTTGTTTGCCACCCTGGCATGGGGATATTTTTTTTCCACCATTGTCAAAGATGACATGATCGTACTGGCACTAGCCTTGTTTTTTGGCTTTGCTATTTTGTGTATCGACAGAACACTGATTGCTGCGATGTCCAGGGGTAATGGCAATGTCCGGATCATGCCGGTAATATTTCGTTTACTTCTGGCCGTTACTATCGGTCTGTTTATTTCACAGCCGGTGGTATTGATGTTGTTTAAAAAAGATATCACCGCTCAACTGGAGCTCAGTAAACAGACCAAACTGGACGCCTACAGAAAACAGCTGACAGCCCTCAATGCTGGTCAGCGTACCGATCTCCAGCAGGCGCTGGACAGAGGTCGTCAACAGGTACAACAGAAGGAAAGCGACCTGAAATTTTATAAAGACGCCTATATCAAAGAAACTGACGGCACCGGCGGCAGCGGAAGGATAGGGGAGTCTTCGGTGGCACGTGTTAAAAAATCGGCTTACCTCAAAACAGAAGAAGAGCTGCAGTCCCTGCAACATTCCTGGGAGCCTCAGGAGCTACAGCTGCAGGCCAAAATAGCCACCATGCGCAGCGCCGACAGCCTGAAGGAAGTTATTTATATGGGTACGCTTACTGATGGTTTCCTGGCACAAACAGAAGCCCTGCACGAACTCACCGAACAACATCCCCCCATGCAGCAACGGTACCGGCTCATCGTATTCATCATCACGCTGATAGAGATCATGCCCCTGCTTAGTAAAGTACTGATGCCCCGGGGAGAATATGAAGAAAAGCTGGCCAGCGCCACTACCCAGGGCGTAGAAGCTGCCAGGCTGGAAACAGCCGCCGGCAAGGAACTGCTGCAGCATTATCAGAACGCCGCACTGGCCGAAGACAAGGCGCTGGTAGATGAGCTGTTTGACAGTACCCGCCAAATACGCCGTGCGGAAGCAGCCGCCGTCGTTAAAGAATGGCAGCGCCGCGAAAACAAACAGTACCGCAATTTATGGCAACAGGCCAAAGAGCTGCTACTGGGTAAGATTGTGTAA
- a CDS encoding MarR family winged helix-turn-helix transcriptional regulator, which translates to MKSTDNTFSAKHADDSSGFLLWQVTSLWQREIKKALEQYDLTHSQFVLMASIHWLTLNKQDVTQIMLSSHTKIDPMTTSTVLRTLQVKGFVQRREHSTDTRAKTVCLTEEGKKIIKKAVVTVENFDKTFFSKLGDHVAGFNSQLRKLLTEEA; encoded by the coding sequence ATGAAATCGACTGATAATACCTTTAGTGCGAAGCATGCTGATGACAGTTCTGGTTTCCTGCTATGGCAGGTAACCAGCCTGTGGCAAAGGGAAATAAAAAAGGCATTGGAGCAGTATGATTTAACCCATTCTCAGTTTGTACTGATGGCCAGCATCCACTGGCTGACCTTAAACAAGCAGGATGTAACGCAGATAATGCTTTCTTCCCATACTAAAATCGACCCCATGACCACCTCCACTGTTCTGAGGACCTTACAGGTAAAAGGATTTGTACAGCGTCGGGAACATTCAACGGATACCAGGGCCAAAACAGTTTGCCTGACAGAAGAAGGCAAAAAAATCATTAAAAAAGCCGTGGTAACCGTAGAGAATTTTGACAAAACTTTCTTCTCAAAACTAGGCGATCATGTAGCCGGCTTTAACAGCCAGCTGAGGAAATTACTGACAGAAGAAGCATGA
- a CDS encoding LytTR family DNA-binding domain-containing protein has product MKLAAIAIDDEPVALAVIKNHAAMVPFLEIKGFFTNAYEAMEFLSKEKVDLLFLDIKMPDISGLDFISSLPQPPMTIFTTAYSEHAVKSFELDAIDYLLKPFSLIRFIKACNKAHSLWQLKQQSPQLKEAPAYIFLKSGYEQFKIMLEDILYLESAGNYVNFILKDRRLISRLSMQEAVDLLPAGLFTRVHRSYIVSNDKVERADRTSLYIRNVPIPIGAAYGAAVDNILGSSGAVSGR; this is encoded by the coding sequence ATGAAGCTTGCAGCTATTGCGATAGATGATGAACCCGTAGCATTGGCCGTGATAAAGAACCATGCGGCCATGGTCCCCTTTCTGGAAATAAAAGGCTTTTTCACCAATGCCTACGAGGCGATGGAGTTTCTGAGCAAGGAAAAAGTAGACCTGCTGTTTCTGGACATCAAAATGCCCGATATCTCAGGGTTGGACTTTATCTCCAGCCTGCCACAACCACCCATGACCATTTTTACCACTGCCTACTCAGAACATGCGGTGAAAAGTTTTGAGCTGGACGCAATAGACTATCTGCTGAAACCTTTTTCCCTGATCCGTTTTATCAAAGCCTGCAACAAAGCGCATAGCCTGTGGCAGCTCAAGCAGCAGAGCCCCCAGCTTAAAGAAGCACCTGCATACATCTTCCTGAAAAGCGGATATGAGCAGTTCAAAATCATGCTGGAAGATATCCTGTACCTGGAAAGCGCAGGCAACTATGTCAATTTTATCCTGAAAGACCGCCGGCTCATTTCCCGGCTCTCTATGCAGGAGGCAGTAGACCTGTTGCCTGCCGGCCTGTTTACCCGGGTGCACCGCTCCTATATTGTTTCAAATGACAAAGTGGAGCGGGCAGACCGTACCTCCCTTTATATCCGGAATGTGCCCATTCCCATTGGTGCGGCTTATGGCGCTGCAGTAGATAATATCCTGGGCTCTTCTGGGGCTGTTTCCGGCCGCTAA
- a CDS encoding MerR family transcriptional regulator, translating to MDNYSVKKLSQLAGVSVRTLHLYDKMGLLKPSVRTAAGYRLYGEKELLRLQQILFYRELDFPLKDICTILDDPAFDLMQALEGHIKALLARKERINTLIGTIETTLVTLKNKSMLHVEDLYEGMPQEKMVAYRKEAMSKWGQDTILSVEATLHSFDQDEMATMKTELQDITVRLTALMSEDPESEAVQQCIARRYEIITQLTGGQETAGKLEYLRNLGELYVSNNPGASANMLPGKQLSLFMQKATDYYLKKKKQ from the coding sequence ATGGACAACTATTCTGTAAAAAAGCTCTCTCAACTGGCAGGTGTGAGCGTGCGCACCTTACACCTCTATGACAAGATGGGCTTGCTGAAACCTTCTGTTCGTACCGCGGCCGGGTACAGGCTTTATGGCGAAAAGGAGCTGTTGCGTTTACAGCAGATACTCTTTTACAGGGAACTGGATTTCCCGCTGAAAGACATCTGTACTATTCTGGATGATCCTGCATTTGATCTGATGCAGGCGCTGGAAGGACATATCAAAGCGCTGTTAGCCAGGAAGGAAAGGATAAACACATTGATTGGTACCATAGAAACAACATTGGTAACACTTAAAAACAAGTCCATGTTACACGTAGAAGATTTATACGAAGGTATGCCACAGGAAAAGATGGTCGCCTACAGAAAAGAAGCCATGTCTAAATGGGGCCAGGATACCATTTTATCGGTAGAAGCCACCTTACACAGCTTTGATCAGGATGAAATGGCAACGATGAAAACGGAGTTGCAGGATATTACAGTGCGATTAACCGCACTCATGTCTGAAGACCCTGAAAGCGAGGCCGTACAACAATGTATAGCCAGGCGCTACGAGATCATCACCCAACTGACCGGCGGACAGGAAACTGCTGGCAAACTGGAATATCTCAGAAACCTGGGAGAACTATATGTATCCAACAACCCCGGCGCCTCCGCCAATATGCTGCCTGGCAAACAACTGTCACTTTTTATGCAAAAAGCGACCGATTATTATCTTAAAAAGAAAAAACAATAA
- a CDS encoding gamma-glutamyltransferase family protein, whose protein sequence is MRQLFLFLLLVCTLHLGLQAQQTQKPPLHGKKWMAVTGKPLAATAGAMIFQKGGNAVDAACAMLAATCTMWDVLSWGGETQALIYNPKTGKVIAINALGVAPTGATPSFFKSKGYDFPPEFGPLAAVTPGTPGGLCHMLAEYGTLSLKEVLAPAIDMASGYPIEAQTANMIERGKNYIKEWPYSKAVFLTHPGEKREAPEAGELFVQKDLLATLTKMVAAEQEALKKHKSREEAIMAAYDRFYKGDIAREFVRGCQEQGGLITMEDLARWKPIEEEPLHVNYRGIEVYKLQEWTQGPMLLQSLNILENFDLKGMGYNSTQYIHTLYQTMNLTFADRDFYYGDPYFNKNRAINGLLNKDYAKARAKQIDMTRNDATAGPGDPYPYIGKTNPYLHFLEERKAYMDTTNGRKPGGFVPKHDATTLSVSANLDNLYATHTADSAYQDRLWRGTTSVEAADKDGWVVSITPSGGWLPACIAGKTGVGMSQRLQSFVLDSAICPFNVIAPGKRPRVTLTPSMALKDGKPFLSFAVQGGDTQDQNLLQFFLNVVDFGMTVQQATEAANINTNQLWLSLGGSKISERMPRPGSILLNNNTSEKTRKQLESMGYHLSFGERTSGPINAIYLDRAHGTLWGGSSNHGEDYGIGW, encoded by the coding sequence ATGAGACAGCTTTTTTTGTTCCTACTGCTGGTATGTACCCTTCACCTCGGCTTACAGGCACAACAAACACAGAAACCACCACTACATGGTAAAAAATGGATGGCCGTTACCGGCAAGCCGCTGGCCGCCACCGCCGGCGCCATGATTTTCCAGAAAGGCGGTAATGCAGTAGATGCAGCCTGCGCTATGCTGGCCGCCACCTGTACCATGTGGGATGTTTTGAGCTGGGGCGGAGAAACCCAGGCACTCATTTACAATCCCAAAACCGGCAAAGTGATTGCCATCAATGCATTGGGCGTAGCTCCCACCGGCGCTACCCCATCCTTTTTTAAATCAAAAGGATATGATTTTCCACCGGAGTTCGGCCCGCTGGCAGCAGTTACACCCGGCACTCCGGGCGGCCTTTGTCATATGCTCGCCGAATACGGAACCCTGAGTCTTAAGGAAGTGCTGGCCCCGGCCATCGATATGGCTTCCGGCTATCCGATAGAAGCACAGACTGCCAACATGATTGAGCGGGGTAAAAACTATATCAAGGAATGGCCTTACAGCAAAGCTGTCTTCCTTACCCATCCCGGTGAAAAAAGGGAAGCACCCGAAGCAGGTGAACTGTTTGTTCAGAAAGACTTGCTGGCCACACTGACTAAAATGGTAGCAGCAGAACAGGAAGCGCTTAAAAAACATAAAAGCCGGGAAGAAGCTATCATGGCCGCTTACGACCGTTTCTACAAAGGAGACATCGCCCGTGAATTTGTTCGCGGCTGCCAGGAACAGGGCGGTCTCATTACGATGGAAGACCTGGCCCGCTGGAAACCCATCGAAGAAGAGCCGTTGCATGTCAACTACCGCGGCATTGAAGTATACAAACTGCAGGAATGGACACAAGGCCCTATGCTGCTGCAAAGTCTTAACATCCTGGAAAACTTCGATCTGAAAGGTATGGGATACAATTCCACACAATATATCCATACCCTTTACCAGACGATGAACCTCACCTTCGCCGACCGCGACTTTTATTACGGAGATCCTTATTTCAACAAAAACCGCGCTATCAACGGTCTGCTGAATAAAGACTACGCCAAAGCCCGCGCCAAACAGATCGATATGACCCGTAACGACGCTACTGCAGGCCCCGGCGATCCTTACCCATATATAGGAAAAACCAATCCCTACCTGCATTTCCTGGAAGAACGCAAAGCTTATATGGACACCACCAATGGCCGTAAACCCGGTGGCTTTGTACCGAAACATGATGCCACCACACTCTCTGTGTCTGCCAACCTGGACAACCTGTATGCAACACATACAGCCGACAGCGCCTACCAGGACCGCCTCTGGCGCGGTACCACCAGTGTGGAAGCAGCCGATAAAGACGGATGGGTAGTATCCATTACTCCCAGCGGAGGATGGCTGCCAGCCTGTATTGCCGGCAAAACCGGCGTAGGCATGAGCCAGCGCCTGCAAAGCTTTGTACTTGATTCTGCCATTTGTCCGTTTAACGTGATTGCACCCGGCAAAAGGCCCCGTGTAACCCTCACCCCTTCCATGGCCCTGAAAGATGGTAAACCCTTCCTTTCCTTTGCCGTACAGGGCGGAGACACACAAGACCAGAACCTGCTTCAGTTCTTCCTCAACGTAGTAGATTTTGGTATGACCGTACAACAGGCCACAGAAGCCGCCAATATCAACACCAACCAGTTATGGTTATCCCTCGGCGGCAGCAAAATCAGTGAGCGCATGCCCCGACCCGGCAGCATCCTGCTGAACAATAACACCTCTGAAAAAACGCGTAAACAACTGGAGAGCATGGGCTATCACCTCAGCTTCGGAGAACGCACCAGCGGGCCTATCAATGCCATTTACCTGGACAGGGCCCATGGCACGCTATGGGGTGGCAGCAGCAATCACGGTGAAGATTATGGGATAGGGTGGTAA
- a CDS encoding SH3 domain-containing protein codes for MKYISGLILMLWAQQACAQMALVQDKDGYTNIRKNAGISQTVIGKVLDGDIVFLLEPEGEWYNIDYYHKGEISGGFIHRSRVKTIDTFEKIPAKEQTDNRAVFQKDSIKVMLTAKPFVLKDNTVQYATQDNVRYVDKINHQPYYGSDGGLPTRQYGSLVIQYGKRNIPVPDSVIRGLYQPNMELTAVNYDRKNDRLYITADNSDGAGHYSLLWLFEHGIYVRRVLFFGF; via the coding sequence ATGAAATATATCAGTGGATTAATTCTGATGCTGTGGGCACAGCAGGCATGTGCCCAGATGGCTCTGGTACAAGACAAGGACGGATATACGAATATCCGGAAGAATGCAGGCATCTCACAAACAGTAATTGGTAAAGTGCTGGATGGTGATATTGTGTTTCTCCTGGAACCGGAAGGAGAGTGGTATAATATCGATTATTATCACAAAGGAGAGATCAGTGGTGGGTTTATTCATCGGTCGAGGGTAAAAACGATAGATACCTTTGAGAAGATACCGGCGAAGGAGCAGACCGATAACCGTGCAGTGTTTCAGAAAGATTCCATCAAAGTGATGCTCACCGCAAAACCCTTTGTACTGAAGGATAATACTGTTCAATATGCGACTCAGGACAACGTACGTTATGTAGACAAGATCAATCACCAGCCTTATTACGGTTCGGATGGTGGATTGCCTACCCGGCAATATGGCAGCCTGGTGATACAATATGGTAAAAGAAATATTCCTGTGCCGGATTCGGTTATCCGTGGTTTGTATCAGCCTAATATGGAACTCACTGCAGTGAATTACGATCGTAAAAATGACCGGTTGTATATTACTGCTGATAACAGTGACGGAGCAGGCCACTATTCGTTATTATGGTTGTTCGAACACGGTATCTACGTACGAAGGGTTCTCTTCTTCGGCTTTTAA
- a CDS encoding DinB family protein, with amino-acid sequence MAIEYWMQGPVEGIPTLLQPVAHALLQARDEVRTGMTGFPEVLLWEKPADTASPGFHLKHLRGVIDRLFTYALAQPLSATQLEELAAESNNTGDLSSLLNAFSQQIDKALAQLSRTDPATLTDFRGVGRKQLPSNVIGLLFHAAEHTMRHTGQLLVTAKVLQAAAHA; translated from the coding sequence ATGGCAATAGAATACTGGATGCAGGGACCTGTGGAAGGAATCCCTACTTTGTTACAACCCGTGGCCCATGCGCTGCTGCAGGCCAGAGACGAGGTACGTACCGGAATGACCGGTTTCCCGGAAGTTTTATTATGGGAGAAGCCGGCCGACACGGCCTCACCGGGCTTTCACCTGAAACATCTGCGAGGCGTGATCGACCGCCTTTTTACCTACGCGCTGGCACAACCGCTGTCGGCCACTCAGCTGGAAGAACTGGCTGCAGAAAGTAACAACACCGGCGATCTCAGCTCCCTGCTTAATGCATTCAGCCAACAAATAGACAAAGCCCTGGCCCAGCTGTCCCGTACAGACCCCGCCACCCTGACTGATTTCAGGGGTGTGGGTCGGAAACAGCTGCCATCCAATGTTATCGGGTTGTTGTTTCATGCAGCAGAGCATACCATGCGGCATACCGGACAGTTGCTCGTGACAGCAAAAGTATTGCAGGCTGCAGCGCACGCTTAA
- a CDS encoding metallophosphoesterase, whose amino-acid sequence MKTTRHFIIGDIHGCFDELMMLIQQIGLTDEDVLISLGDIIDRGNKSKDVYHFFRNRPGAVVLAGNHERKHVNGVLNYAQEIVKVQLGAEYPDFLTWAGQLSYYYETPEAIIVHAALEHDLQLNEQREDVLSGSTAGEKHLEEKYPEGTYWTDYYTGEKPVIYGHHVVGDQPAIRNNTYGIDTGCCHGGYLTAIELPGFIVHQVKSRGDYWKSQQQEWQVPVLAAKDWANMECTAIRKQLEKLAYIEQPAVREFLGRLENSLHQLEVLLPVLKDKLDNFAQALLEKGAEAFSREANSYPFKTFLFKSRNNNLRLEDLQKSLLTPAKINQLASALGVAPVPFSPQ is encoded by the coding sequence ATGAAAACAACTAGGCATTTTATCATCGGAGATATTCACGGTTGCTTTGATGAACTGATGATGCTGATCCAGCAGATAGGCCTTACCGATGAAGATGTGTTGATCTCTCTGGGCGATATTATAGATCGCGGCAATAAATCGAAGGATGTATACCATTTTTTCAGGAACAGGCCCGGCGCAGTGGTGCTGGCGGGCAACCATGAACGAAAACACGTGAATGGAGTATTGAACTATGCTCAGGAAATTGTGAAAGTTCAGCTGGGAGCGGAATATCCTGATTTTTTAACCTGGGCAGGCCAGCTGAGTTATTATTATGAAACTCCCGAGGCCATTATCGTACATGCAGCACTAGAACATGATCTGCAGCTGAACGAACAGCGGGAAGATGTACTCAGTGGCTCTACTGCCGGAGAAAAACACCTGGAGGAAAAATACCCGGAAGGTACTTACTGGACAGATTATTATACCGGAGAAAAACCGGTGATCTATGGGCATCACGTGGTAGGAGATCAACCGGCCATCCGAAACAATACCTATGGTATTGATACCGGCTGTTGCCATGGAGGTTATCTCACAGCGATAGAATTGCCGGGGTTCATTGTACATCAGGTAAAAAGCAGGGGCGACTACTGGAAGTCCCAGCAGCAGGAGTGGCAGGTGCCTGTGCTGGCGGCCAAAGACTGGGCGAATATGGAGTGCACGGCTATACGAAAACAGCTGGAAAAACTCGCCTATATAGAACAGCCGGCCGTAAGAGAATTCCTGGGCAGACTGGAAAACAGCCTGCATCAACTTGAAGTATTATTGCCAGTATTAAAAGATAAACTTGATAATTTCGCGCAGGCATTGCTGGAAAAGGGAGCAGAGGCTTTCAGCCGCGAAGCCAATAGTTATCCGTTTAAAACATTTCTTTTTAAAAGCAGAAACAATAACCTGAGGTTGGAAGACCTGCAAAAAAGTCTGCTGACACCGGCAAAAATCAATCAGCTGGCATCAGCGCTGGGCGTAGCACCGGTACCGTTTTCTCCTCAGTAA
- a CDS encoding GrpB family protein, with protein sequence MPDLKEQTMEMNEIKVVPYTDEWASTFRQLAAIYQQHLEGLITGIEHVGSTSVPGLAAKPIIDIDLLIKDPSQLPLVVAGLEKLGYTWRGDLGIPGRDAFGRNADTTPDDGKGTAWMAHHLYVCLEGCISLKNHLQLRDFLRLHPEAAKQYGALKQDLSVRYPYDIDQYIEGKTAFITGILAQTGLQEDDLQDITARNKAGK encoded by the coding sequence GTGCCGGACTTAAAAGAACAGACGATGGAAATGAACGAGATCAAGGTAGTACCTTATACAGACGAATGGGCCAGCACTTTCCGGCAGCTGGCGGCTATCTATCAACAACACCTGGAAGGGCTGATCACCGGTATTGAACATGTGGGTAGCACCTCGGTACCCGGACTGGCAGCCAAACCCATTATTGATATTGACCTGCTGATAAAAGATCCTTCGCAATTGCCGCTGGTGGTGGCCGGGCTGGAAAAACTGGGTTATACCTGGAGAGGTGATCTGGGAATCCCCGGCCGTGATGCTTTCGGCAGGAATGCAGACACTACGCCTGATGATGGTAAAGGGACTGCATGGATGGCGCATCATCTATATGTGTGCCTGGAAGGCTGTATCAGTCTGAAAAATCATCTCCAGCTGCGTGACTTTCTGCGGCTGCACCCCGAAGCTGCAAAACAGTACGGTGCACTGAAGCAGGATCTTTCCGTAAGGTATCCTTATGATATCGATCAATATATTGAAGGTAAAACTGCCTTCATCACTGGAATACTGGCCCAAACAGGTTTGCAGGAAGACGACTTGCAGGACATCACTGCACGGAATAAGGCGGGAAAGTAA
- a CDS encoding RNA polymerase sigma factor: MPKPNRDFTEDNGKELWDNMKNGDDQSAFADFYHHYAGRLFHFACTLLGAREAAEEVVNDVLNFTNLNSRIKEPY; encoded by the coding sequence ATGCCAAAACCAAATCGTGATTTCACTGAGGACAACGGGAAAGAGTTATGGGACAACATGAAGAACGGAGATGATCAGTCTGCATTTGCAGATTTTTATCATCATTATGCCGGCAGGCTTTTTCATTTTGCCTGCACCCTGTTGGGGGCCAGGGAAGCGGCAGAAGAGGTGGTGAATGATGTGTTGAATTTTACAAATCTGAATTCCCGGATAAAAGAACCCTACTGA
- a CDS encoding Dabb family protein, with amino-acid sequence MKTSSRRKFLGTAAALCAGSAVAAMPVVSGSKKYPIVHHVLFWLKNPGSTEDRDKLVAGIKTLSRIKSVGELHVGVVAGTEKRDVVDTSWAVSELIFFSDLAAQAAYQQDPIHLDFIKNYGPLWERVVVYDAQEV; translated from the coding sequence ATGAAAACTTCCAGCAGAAGAAAATTTCTGGGCACTGCCGCCGCGTTATGCGCTGGCAGCGCTGTTGCGGCCATGCCCGTTGTGTCCGGCAGTAAGAAATACCCTATTGTGCACCATGTGTTGTTCTGGCTCAAAAATCCCGGTTCTACTGAAGACCGTGACAAGCTGGTGGCAGGTATTAAAACCCTGTCCCGTATTAAGTCTGTAGGCGAGCTGCACGTAGGCGTAGTAGCCGGTACCGAAAAAAGAGATGTGGTAGATACCAGCTGGGCTGTATCGGAGCTGATATTTTTCAGCGACCTGGCCGCACAGGCTGCCTACCAGCAGGATCCTATCCATCTGGATTTCATTAAAAACTACGGTCCCCTCTGGGAAAGAGTGGTGGTATACGACGCACAGGAAGTATAA
- a CDS encoding sensor histidine kinase — protein sequence MDQFRKMEFGIVSGIFLLLMFSLLYPSVIYNVFELQSIYGHKFNQYHQVFDYYIHYLLPALARIILVYVSFLLVNFVIVPRFLERKKWWPGILLLLATALIFFLGMMIANSYYNGYLLGVYQTVRGAHMHFAKSAFIGTVFYGVLYMVYYILKQTYFEHLHHWLARNVQYRKIGREVLIFTGIFVALLCLFFSDSRDLFWLVLYFGPVVISVSFILFYKVIPEFHHEHHNRRVLTRDIALLVLGANILMGMIIRALRHGSGSREAGFIATGGVICIGIILPVTWWLYQSRQKQVSTVKSLRTALGHSTANLDFLRAQINPHFLFNALNTLYGTALQEEAPRTSEGIQKLGDMMRFMLHDNHLGKIPLDKEIAYLQNYIDLQRLRVLSTPDIQIEVNIDDSQCQHEIAPMLLIPFVENAFKHGISLRHRSRIVISLSCNNQQVFFDVYNSVHPRPENDPERDSMGIGLNNVKERLALLYPDRHELSIRHTNSEFFVHLTIDVKD from the coding sequence ATGGACCAATTCAGGAAAATGGAATTTGGCATCGTATCAGGTATATTCCTGTTGCTGATGTTTTCCCTGCTCTATCCCAGTGTTATCTACAATGTATTTGAATTACAATCTATCTATGGGCATAAGTTCAATCAGTATCATCAGGTGTTTGATTATTATATCCACTACCTGTTGCCCGCGCTGGCCCGTATTATCCTGGTATATGTCAGTTTCCTGCTCGTGAATTTTGTGATTGTGCCCCGTTTTCTGGAACGGAAAAAATGGTGGCCGGGTATTCTGTTATTGCTGGCGACTGCCCTGATTTTTTTTCTGGGGATGATGATCGCAAATTCTTACTACAACGGTTACCTGTTGGGAGTATATCAGACAGTCAGAGGTGCGCATATGCATTTTGCCAAATCGGCCTTCATAGGTACTGTTTTTTATGGTGTGTTATACATGGTGTATTATATCCTGAAACAAACCTATTTTGAACATTTGCACCACTGGCTGGCCCGCAACGTTCAATACCGGAAAATAGGTCGTGAAGTATTGATTTTTACCGGCATTTTTGTTGCATTGTTATGTCTTTTTTTCAGTGACTCGCGTGATCTTTTCTGGCTTGTACTTTATTTCGGTCCGGTGGTCATTTCAGTGTCTTTCATCCTTTTCTATAAAGTCATCCCGGAATTTCATCATGAACATCACAACAGAAGAGTATTGACCCGGGACATCGCACTTCTGGTGCTGGGCGCCAATATCCTCATGGGAATGATTATCAGGGCCCTCCGTCATGGATCTGGCAGCCGGGAAGCAGGTTTTATCGCCACGGGGGGAGTGATCTGTATCGGTATTATCCTTCCTGTCACCTGGTGGCTGTACCAGTCCAGACAAAAGCAGGTCTCTACCGTAAAAAGCCTGCGTACAGCACTGGGACATTCTACGGCCAATCTGGATTTTCTCCGGGCGCAGATCAACCCCCACTTTTTGTTTAATGCCCTCAATACCCTTTATGGTACTGCTTTGCAGGAAGAAGCTCCCCGCACCAGCGAAGGTATCCAGAAGCTGGGGGACATGATGCGTTTTATGCTGCATGATAATCATCTGGGGAAAATACCGCTGGACAAAGAAATTGCTTACCTGCAGAACTATATTGACTTGCAACGGCTGCGTGTGCTCTCTACTCCCGATATCCAGATAGAGGTGAATATCGATGACAGTCAATGTCAGCATGAGATTGCGCCGATGCTGCTGATACCGTTTGTGGAAAATGCCTTTAAACATGGCATCAGCCTGCGGCATCGTTCGCGTATCGTTATTTCGTTGAGTTGTAACAACCAACAGGTCTTCTTCGATGTTTACAACAGTGTGCATCCCCGTCCGGAAAATGATCCCGAGCGTGACAGTATGGGGATAGGGCTGAACAATGTGAAGGAACGGCTGGCATTGTTATATCCCGACCGTCATGAGCTGAGCATACGGCATACCAACAGTGAATTTTTTGTACACCTGACCATAGATGTAAAAGATTAA